In one window of Mus pahari chromosome 3, PAHARI_EIJ_v1.1, whole genome shotgun sequence DNA:
- the Dlgap4 gene encoding disks large-associated protein 4 isoform X4 — protein sequence MSSRRDTDSDTQDANDSSCKSSERSLPDCTSHPNSISIDAGPRQAPKIAQIKRNLSYGDNSDPALEASSLPPPDPWLETSSSSPAEPTQPGACRRDGYWFLKLLQAETERLEGWCCQMDKETKENNLSEEVLGKVLSAVGSAQLLMSQKFQQFRGLCEQNLNPDANPRPTAQDLAGFWDLLQLSIEDISMKFDELYHLKANSWQLVETPEKRKEEKKPPPPVPKKPAKSKAAVSRDKASDAGDKQRQEARKRLLAAKRAASVRQNSATESADSIEIYVPEAQTRL from the exons ATGTCCTCCCGTCGGGACACTGACTCCGATACCCAGGATGCCAACGACTCCAGTTgtaagtcatctgagaggagtctCCCAGATTGTACCTCACACCCCAATTCCATCAGCATTGATGCTGGCCCCCGACAGGCCCCCAAGATTGCCCAGATCAAGCGCAACCTCTCCTATGGAGACAACAGCGACCCTGCCCTGGAGGCGTCTTCGCTGCCCCCGCCCGACCCTTGGCTGGAGACTTCTTCCAGCTCCCCAGCAGAGCCCACTCAGCCAGGGGCCTGCCGCAGGGATGGCTACTGGTTCCTGAAGCTCCTTCAGGCAGAAACGGAGAGGCTGGAAGGCTGGTGCTGCCAGATGGACAAGGAGACCAAAGAGAACAACCTCTCTGAGGAAG tCTTAGGGAAAGTTCTCAGTGCTGTGGGCAGCGCCCAGCTCCTGATGTCCCAGAAATTCCAGCAGTTCCGTGGCCTCTGTGAGCAGAACTTG AACCCTGATGCCAACCCCCGTCCGACAGCCCAGGACCTGGCAGGGTTCTGGGACCTGCTGCAGCTGTCCATTGAGGACATCAGCATGAAGTTCGATGAGCTCTACCACCTCAAGGCCAACAGCTGGCAGCTGGTGGAGACCCCCGAGAAGAGGAAG gaagagaagaagccacCCCCTCCAGTCCCGAAGAAGCCAGCCAAATCCAAGGCGGCAGTGAGCCGCGACAAGGCCTCAGATGCAGGGGACAAGCAGCGTCAGGAGGCCAGAAAGAGACTCCTGGCTGCCAAGCGAGCAGCGTCTGTGCGACAGAACTCGGCCACAGAGAGTGCGGACAGCATCGAGATTTATGTCCCTGAGGCCCAGACCAGGCTCTGA